TTTTACTTTAATTGAAATTTTTGCAAATAATATCAAAATTTACTTTTTATGTGAATTAAATTTTTGTTTATATTGACTGTAATAAGTTTTATGGTAACATTACAAAAATTTTTAAAGGTTATAATTGAAGTTTACTTATGTAACACTATTTCCAAACTTAATTGAACCATATTTTTATGACTCTATTTTAAAAAGAGCAGTTGAATCAAAACTTTTAAATTATGAATTTTATAATCCTCGAGATTTTACAAAAAATAAACATAATAAAGTTGATAAACAAATGGTTGGAGGAGGAGCAGGGATGCTTATGACTCCCCAACCACTTTTTGATTGTCTTGATGAAATTAAAAGGAAAAATAAAGATGCATACATTATTTTTCCTTTAGCTGCTGCTAAGCCTTTTAGACAAAATGATGCAAAAAGATTGGCAAAGAAAAAAAATATTGTTTTTGTAAGTGGAAGATATGAAGGAATTGATGAAAGAGTTTGTGAAAAGTATGCAAATGAAGTTTTTTCTATAGGAGAATTTGTCTTAACAGGTGGAGAATTGCCATCATTGGTTATGAGTGATGCAATTTCACGAAATTTAGATAATGTGCTTGGAAATGCCCAATCTTTAGACTATGAAAGTTATGAAGATAATCTTTTAGAAGCACCTTCATTTACAAAACCTGAAATTTTCCAAAATTTAAGTGTTATTAAAGAATTTTTAAAGGGAAATCATAGTAAAATTTCCGACTTAAAATTCCAGATGTCAATTTGTAAAACAAAATATTATAGACCCAATAAGGAAAAGAGATGAAAAATAGATATATTGCTAGCTTTGAAGCAGCTCAAGTAGAGTCAAAAGAGATCCCTCAATTTAGAGCAGGAGATAATGTAAGACTTGGTGTTGAAATTAAAGAAGGTGAGAAAAAGAGAGTTCAAACTTACGAAGGTGTTGTAATTGCTAGACATGGTGAAGGTCCATCAGCTACATTTACAGTAAGAAAAATTGGAGCTAACTCTGTTGGTGTTGAAAGAATTTTCCCACTATATTCAGAGTCAATTAAAACTTTTGAAGTAACAAGAAGAGGTAGAGTAAGAAGAGCTAAACTTCACTACTTAAGAGGATTAAAAGGTAAAGCTGCAAGAATTAAAGAGCTTAAAAAGTAATCTAACTAAGGCACGTCCTTAGTTTTACTTTATGAACAGAAAAAAAACTTTAGTTCATAGTGCACTTCTTTGTGAGTGCCAAACCTTAATTAACTACTTTAAACTTAAACAAGATAAATCTTGTAGTGCATTTAAACTTTATTATAACCATCAAATTGTCATTATCGTATCTGGAATAGGAAAAGAAAACACAATAAATGCGCTTGATTTTGTTTTTGAAAGATTTGAAATCAGTAAAGCTATAAATATTGGAATTGCTGGTTGCAAAGATAAGAATATCAAAATTGGAACACTATTTTGTACAAATCAAAAACTTCAAGATATCCCAAATACTACACTAACTACAGTTGATAAACCACTTAATGATATAAATAAACTAAAAACTACTTTAGTTGATATGGAAGCATTTTATTTTGAAGAAGTATCTAATAAATATTGTGAAAAAATATATATATTAAAAGTCGTATCAGATTATCTTGATATAAATATCCCTAAAAAATCATTTATTATAAAAATAATACAAGAAAGTTTTACACAATGGAAAAGTCTATTATGAGTTATGTTGAAAAATTTAATACAAATATAGAGAAAACAAATTATAAAAATTTAGATGAGAAAACAAAAGAGTTTATAAAAAATATTGCTTTAAAGTATCAATTTTCTTTTCAGGAACTAAAGCAGTTAATCGATTTTTCAATTGATTTTAAAATGTGGCACGAAGCTGAAATCTATAAGATTTTTAAAGATGAGTATGCAAATAAAAAACAAGCTTTTAATCACATAAGAAAAATATGGGAAGATTTAAAATCAAAAGCAAACTCATATGAAAAGTTTTCAAAAGATTTATATAAAGACGATATTAGAAAATTTAGTTTTACAAAATTTGAAAGTAATAAAGCAGCTCTTGGTTCTTGTCCTGTTGCAAGTGCTAATACAAGATGTTGCAATCTTTTAACATTAGATGCAGTTCAATCGTGTGGTTTTGACTGTTCTTATTGTTCTATTCAATCATTTTATAATCAAGATAAAATAGGTTTTGATAAAAACTTTAAAGAGAATTTAGCAAACTTAAAACTTGATCCAAATGAAACATATCATATTGGAACTGGTCAGAGTTCTGATTCACTTATGTGGGGAAATAAAGAGGGTATTTTGGATGCACTTTTTGATTTTGCAAGAAAAAATCCAAATGTTATACTTGAATTTAAAACTAAATCAAACAATATAAAATACTTTTTAGAAAATGATGTTCCAGCAAATATAATTTGTACATGGTCTTTAAATACTCCTACAATAATAGAGAATGAAGAGCATTTAGCAGCAAGTTTAGAAAAAAGAATAAATGCAGCAAAAAAAGTAAGCCAAAAAGGTGTATTAGTTGGTTTTCATTTTCATCCAATAGTTCATTATGATAATTATTTAAAAGAGTATGAGGAAGTTTACAAAACACTTATTGAAACTTTTGATTCTAAAAAAGTTGCACTTGTATCTTTTGGTACTTTAACTTTCATAAAACCAGTTGTAAATAAAATAAGAAGTAGAAACTTCAAATCAAAAATACTTCAAATGCCAATGAGTGAGGCAAATGGAAAACAGTCTTATCCCTTAAAGATTAAAAAAGAGATGTTCAAACATGCATATGATAGCTTTAAACCTTGGCATAAAGATGTATACTTTTATCTTTGTATGGAAGATGAGACTCTTTGGAAAGATGTTTTTGGATATGAATACTCAAGCAATAATCAAATGGAAGATTTTATGAAGATGAGTTATATGAATAAAATCAAACAAAACTCACCTTCTCATAATTTTTCTTTTTCAAGTGGTAGTCTAAACTTTTAGACTATCTTTAAATATTAGATGAAGCTACTTTTATTCCTAATGCTATAAGTATAACACCTATTGCTTTTTCTATTTTAGTTTTGTAAGATTTAAATCTATTTAAAATTACAGGATGACTTAAAAATAAAGATACTAAACTAAACCATATAAAATGAGCTATACTAATTATAATTCCATAAATAAGTTGAACTAAAATAGGTGTATGTACATCAACAAATTGAGTAAATATACTAAGAAAAAATATAGTTGTTTTTGGATTTAATACATTTGTAAAAAAGCCAATTTTAAATGATTTGAAATTTGATATCTCTTTTTTTGTACCTTCAATATTTAAATCTAATTTTGAGTTTGACTTTAAATTTTTATATCCAATATAAATAAGATATGCAGCAGCAAGATATTTTATTATAGAAAATAAAATTATTGAATTTGAAATAATAATCGCAAGTCCTGCAATACAATATAACAAGTGAATCCAAATAGCTGCACTAATTCCTAATGCAGAATAAAGACCAGATTTTTTTCCATGTAATAAAGTATTTCTTGTTACCATAACAAAATCAACACCAGGACTAATAGCCATAAATATTGCAATTGTAGAAACTGCAATAATTTGTGGCAAATAGTTTAAAACTTCCATATTTTTCCTTTTATCTATTAATACTTTATTTAGTCTTGAGTTTTAAAAATTTGGATGAGCTAAAATAATAAGTGTTTTTTATGAGCCAATCTTATTTTAATTTTATATTTTAGAAAATAATTACTTAAAGTAATATCACTTTACTTTGGATTAGTATTTAAAGTTTAAATCATTCATTAACATATTTTTAGGTAGTATTTCAAAAATCAAAAAAAAGAGAGTGTTTTGTTAGAACCTATTGTAAATTATGTTGTTGAAACTGTGGGCTCATTGGGATATTTGGGGATATTTATTATGATGTTTTTAGAAAGTTCATTTTTTCCTTTTCCAAGTGAAGTTGTGATGATTCCTGCTGGATATTTAGTGTATAAAGGTGAAATGAATATCTTTATAGCTATTTTTGCAGGAATTGCTGGAAGTTTAGCAGGGGCCTTATTTAACTACTTTTTAGCAGTAAAATATGGAAGAGCATTTTTGATTAGATATGGGAAGTACTTTTTTATAAGCGAACAAACTATTCAAAAAGTCGAAGATTTTTTTAAAGAACATGGACACATATCAACTTTTAGTGGAAGATTAATTCCAGCAATTAGACAATATATCTCTTTTCCAGCAGGTTTAGCAAAAATGAACCTATTAACATTTAGTTTTTATACAACTTTAGGTGCAGGTATTTGGGTTATAATACTTGTATATTTGGGCTATTTTATTGGTGGTAATGAAGCTTTAATTAAAGAGTATTTACACTATATAATAGTATCAATTTTAGTTTTATTAGCTATTTTGATTTATTTTTATATAAAGAAAAGAAAATGCAAGCAATAGTTACAGGTTATAGCTCAGGTATTGGAAAAGCAATAAGTGAAATACTTGAAGAAAACTCTTACAAAGTCATAAAATTAAAAAGTAGATTAGATGATACAAAAGCTTTGGAAAAAGAAGTAAGAGAAATAGTAAAAAAAGATGATTTAAATGTACTTATAAATTGTGCAGGACTTGGGGTTTTTAAACCCCATGAAGAGATAAGTATTGATAAAATTCAAGAGTTAATAGGTGTAAATTTAACAGCACCTATTATACTTAGTAATTTATGTCTTAGAAGTCTAAAGAAAACAAAAGGACATATTATAAATATCTCTTCAATTGAAGCTTTAAGACACTCTAAATTTTCAGCTTTATACACAGCAACAAAAGCAGGACTTAGAAACTTTTCACTTGCACTTTTTGAAGAACTTAGGCGTGCTGATGTAAAAGTAACAAATATAAATCCTGATTTAACAAAAACAAATTTTTTTGATGAGTTTAATTTTGAACCAAGTGATAATAAAAATGCTTATCTTAATCCAAATGATATTGCAAAAGCAGTTTTAGAAGTATTGCAATTTTCAGGAGTTATTTCTGAATTAACACTAAGACCTCAAAGACTTGAAATAAAGAAAAAATAAAATCATAAAAAAGATGATTTAAATAATTGGTCTATTGTATCTTATAAAATAAAGTGATGGTAAAGCAAGTCCAAAACTAATAGCTCCTAAAATTGATATAGCTTTTAATCCATCTTCAATAAATAAAGCAATATGTTCAGGTGTCACCCCATGAGAATTCATCTCAACTAATGTAATAATTGTATTAAAAGCGTATGTTCCAGGTATCAATGGAATAATAGCAGCAACTGTATAAATAGGTCTTGGTACTATATATTTTCTTGACCAATAAACAGCAAGAGTACCAAATAAAAGTGTTGCTAGGAATGTAGATATTTCTATATATATACCAAAATCTAAAAAAATAGTTCTTAAAGTATATACAATTGCTCCACCTAAAGCACAAAATTTTAAAGCAAATTTAGGAACATTAAAAACCATTGCAAAGCCAACTGCTGGTATTGCTGCAAATACTGCATCTAAAATATATTTGATTATAATATTTTCCATTTTACCAACCTTTTATATCTAAAATAGCCATAGCAAAGATAATTCCCATGCTTGTTGCAAGTGTAAGAAGTGTTGCTTGCATCCATCGTCCCCAACCCATACTCAAATATCCTTTTACAGCATCTAAAAATGAATTAATAAAAGGAAATCCAGGAACCAATAATAAAACACTTGCTGATAGAGCAATACTTACAGTTGAGCTTACATAACTTGATAAACTAGCTATTAATGTTGCAAAAAATGCTGTTGTTGCAAAAGAAATAATTAAAATAAATTTTCTTTTCGCAAGTTCTTGTCTTATAAACATAGCAATACCCGAAGCAAAAAAAGTTACAATAAATGCTCCCAAATCTGCACCTCTTAAATATGCAAAGGAAGCACATGAAAGTCCAATCATAACTATTACAAGCCATCTATTATAGTAGTTTGTTTGTATTTGTTTTAATAACAGGATAGTTCTTTTTGCATCTGTTTTATTTTTTTCTAAATCAATACATAATTTTTGAACATCATAAACAATAGACATATTTATAGGTTTATGATGAGCTTGTCTTGTAGTTGTTACTGATTGATTGTTTTTTGTTAATGTAGTTAATACAATAGCTGAGGGAATAAGTGATATTTCAACAGATTTTACACCAAAAGCTTTTCCCATTCTTTTTGTTGTTTGTTCTATAAGTTTACTTTCTGCCCCATACTCAAGCATTAAAACAGCTGCTCTTATTATTGCTTGAGTTATTTTTGTTTGATATTCATAAGTTAATTCATTTGTATTGTTCATTTTTGTATTTTAGCATTTTTAACAAAAAAGAAAGAAATAAAAATGTTTAAATTAGATACAATTTTGATATAATTTGAAAAAATTAAAGTAATAAATATGAATTATCTTTTAAGAAATTGGAATAAAATATTATTAGTTATATTTACACTAATTGCTTTGGCAGTTGCACTTAGTTTAAGTATTGATGAAAGTGCAAAAAAGTTAGTAGATGAATCTTTTAAGCAAGCAATTATTGTATTTGGTAGTGCTAAAGCTTTAAATGCAGTAATTTCATTGGCACAAGGAACAGAGCTTAATCTTCCTTTTGTCGTAGTTGCTATTGGAGAAGTACTTGACCCAATAAATGATTTAGTAGAACAATTCTCTCTTGTAATGCTTGCTAGTTTAGTCTCTCTTGGCATTCAAAAAATACTTTTAGGATTTGTAACAAATGAAGTATATAACTATATTTTACTTATTGTTATACTTATATTTAATATTTGGCTATTTAAAAGATTTAATAAAGATGAAAAATTAAGAGATATATTTTTTAAAGTAGTTTTTGTTTTATTGTTTTTAAGATTTGCAATTCCTAGTATTAGCTATATAAATGATATATCTTATAACTATTTTGTAAAACCAAAATATAATATTGAAATACTAAATGAAAATATTGTAAAAGTTAAAGATGAAGTTAGTAAAGTAAATCAAAATACTATAAAACATAAACAAGAAAACTCTTTTTTTGATAAAATTAAAGAAAAATTTGATTCAAGTTATTATGAAAAAAAAGTAGATGAATATCAAAATGCAGCAGATAAATCAAGTGAGTATATAATCGATTTAATAATTGTATTTATTTTTCAAACTATATTTTTGCCAATTATTTTTTTGATTATTCTGTATTGGTTTATAAAATCTATTTTTAGTATAAAAAAGGCATAAAATGATAATTGATTGGGAAAAAAGTTTTGCAGCAATATATAGAGCAAAAACAGACAGTTTAAAACCTGTGAAATATTTAGATGATACGACATTTGATGATTTAGTTGGAATAGAGAATCAAAAACAACAAATTATTGAAAATACAACTAGATTTTTAAAAGGCTTGCCCTCAAATAATGTTTTACTTTGGGGTGCTAGAGGAACTGGTAAATCTTCAATTATAAAAGCTTTATTAAACAAATATAAGAATAAAGATTTAAGAGTTATAGAAATTAGTAGAGATGATTTGGATGAGTTAGTATATATTTCTGATGCAATTAGAGAAGAGCCTTACAAGTTTATAATATTTTGTGATGATTTATCTTTTGAGGGTACAGAAAAAGCATATAAAGGTTTAAAACCTATTTTAGAAGGTTCTATTGAAGCTCCTGCTTCAAATATAAAGATATATGCCACATCAAATAGAAGACATATAGTAGCTGAATATCAAGGTGATAATGAGGGTACAAAAGTATCTAATAATGGAGAGATTCATTATAGTGATAGTGTAGAAGAAAAAATATCTTTAAGTGATAGATTTGGACTTAGTATAGGTTTTTATAATGGAACACAACAAGATTACTTAAAAGTAATTAATAACTATTTTAAAGATTACAAAGGCGATATAAACGAGCTTCATAAAAAAGCATTACAATTTGCACAAAGTAGGTCAAGTAAAAGCCCTAGAACTGCAAAACAGTTCTATAATAGTTTTATCCAATCTAAATAATCTCTTGTGGTTTACCTATATAATATCCTTGCAAATAGTCAACTTTTAAATTTGTAAGAATATTATAAATCTCTTTATTATGGACTTTTTCTGCAACTAATTTAATTTCTAACTCTTTTGCGAAGCTTATGATACTTTTTACAATTTTTAAAGCTTGTTTATCTATATGAATATTTTCAATTAATGAACTATCAATTTTTAAATAATCAATATCTAATTTTATGATATACGCAAAATTTGAATACCCAGAACCAAAATCATCAATAGCAATTTGAATATTATATTTTTTTAATTTTTTTATAAACTTATTTATAATCTCAAAGTGGTTTAATTCTTCACTTTCAAGTAATTCAATAGTTAATCTTTCGTTGATATTATACTTATCAATCATTTCAAATAAATAAGAAGTTGTTTTTTCATTTTTAATATCATCCATTGATAAGTTAATAGAAAAACTTAAATCTTTTTTATCTTTAAAATATTCAAAACTTTTTTTTATCATTGCTTCTGTTATTTTAGGATATTGTTTACTGCTTTTTGAAATCTCTAAAAATTTATCAGGAGTTATTATTTCATCATCTTTTACTATTCTAGCTAAAGCTTCATACTTATCAATCTTTTTTGTTTTTGTATTTTCTAAAGCTTGATAAAAAGGAATCAATTGGTCTTTTTCTAATGATTCTTTTAAAATAGAAGTTAATTTAATATGATTTTTATATTCATCTTTTAGAGTCAATTCATTATTAAAAACTTCTATATTTCTTTTCTCTTTTTTAGCAGTTCTAACTGCTAAAATTGCTTTTTCTAAGCTTCTTGATTTTGAATCTTTAGCAAGTCCTATTGTTGCTTGAATATTTATATCTATATCGTTGTATTTAAATACTTTTTTACTTATAGTTTTAATAAGGTCTTCACAAAAACTTATGCTAACTGAACCATTAGATAAAATTGCAAATTCATCACTATGAAGTCTATAAACACTACCTGTTTTTTTAGAAGTTTTTACAAGTAATTTTGCAACTTCATTCATAATAAAATCACCTACTTTAACCCCATAAAAACTATTTATTGTTTTAAATGAATCAAGTGAAACAACTATTAAACTATGATTATTATAAAGTTTTATATCTTCTTGTAATTTGGCTAGATTTGGTATTTTTGTTAGTGAATCTGTATATAAATTAGTTAATAATTGATTGTAATAATATGTAATAGTATCAAGTAATTTATTAAATCTATTTTGTAAAGAGTATATTTCTGCTGTTTTAGTTTTTATATGAGCTCTTTTTGTAAAGCTTGTATCTTTTGAAACTTTTTTTATCTCTTCTGTAAAATTTACAACAGGTTCAATAATCTTTTTATTAATGATTTTATAAAAAATATAAAAATATAAGAATATAAAGAATATGAAAAATATTAGAAAATAATAAATCATCATATCAAGAGATATTTTTATCTCATTTGGAGGATATTTTATATCTAATACTCCATTTACATCTCCAACTTTTGCATTATGATGACAAGTAATACATTCTTTAGATACTTTTATTGGATATAAATATCTAATACTTCCATTATCTTCTACTACAAACTGTTTTTCTCCTTCCATGGCTTTTTTGATAAGTGGATCACTATTTACTTTTTCTTTATCTTCTTTTATAACACCCATTATTTTTTCTACATCTTTACTTCTATATGAATTTACTTCAAGATTGTGTCTAATATGCTCCATTCTATTTAGAATTTTTACTAAATCCTTTTTTGCCCACCCCTCTTGCATTCTTACATACATTGTTTCAAAAATAAGTTCACTTGTTTTTTTTGCATCATCCTCTGCTAAAGTTGTAAGTGCTGCTCTTTTAATATATATTGTGGATAAAAATAAAGAAATTATGCTAAAAAGTAAAATTATTATTAAAATTCTAAATATAAGAGCTTTGTTAGTGATTAAGTTATTTTTCATTATGATCCCAATAAGTAAATTACTTATAAGATTATATATCACATAAACTATATATTAATTTAAAAAATTACAACTTAACTACTTTTTAAATATTAACCAATTTTTAGATATAATATATACTTAAATAAAGGAAAAAATTGAAAGATTTAACTACATTTTATACGAATAAAAATATATTATATAAAGATATAAATGAGATAATACCAAAACAATTAGGTAGTAGAAAGAAAATAAAAATTTATACAGCCACAGATATAAAATCAGCATATTATGCAATTTTTATAGTTGATTCAAAAAGTAGATTTATTAGAAAAAATGCAAATGATTTATTAGAGCTTTTTGAGAAATTAAAAGAGTTTAAAGAGCATAATTTTAAACATAAAGAGTTATTAATAAGTTCACCACTTTGTTCAAAAGCAAAAAAATATTTACAAGATAATGACTGGAGAGTAAGAGTTGATTTTATGTGATATAGGAAATACTACATTTCATTTTTTAATAAATGGAAAAGAGAAAAAGTATTTTTTAAATGAAAAGTTACCAAGTTTTAATCAAAGAGTATATTATATATCTGTAAATGATAGTGGCACAAAAAATTTAAAATATTCAAATGATGATGTTATTGATTTAGAAAACCATTTAGAGTTTAAAACAAAATATAAAGGTATGGGACTTGATAGAAAAATTGCATGTATTGCAAATAAAGATGCAATAATAGTAGATGCAGGAAGTGCAATAACTGTTGATATTATGAAAAAAGGCAAACATAAAGGTGGTTTTATTCTTCCTGGATTTAAAGCTATTAAAGATTTGTATCCAAATACTTCTCATAAATTACAGTTTGATTTTAATCCAAAGGTAAATTTAGATAAAATCCCACTTTGTACACAAGATGCGATATCATACGCAATCTTAAAATCAATCATACAACCAATAAAAAATATTAGAAACAAACAACAAATCATTTTTACAGGTGGAGATGGAGAATTTTTAAGTAAATATTTTAAAAATAGTATCTATAAAAAAGATTTGATTTTTGAAAATATGAAAAGGATAATTGATGCTAACAATTGCATTGCCTAAAGGAAGAATTGCACAAGAGACTTTAGAAAAGTTTGAAAAAGCTTTTGATGACAAGTTTATATTTGAAGATAGAAAGTTAATACTAGAAAAAGGTAATTTTAGATTTTTAAATGTTAGAAATCAAGATGTACCTACTTATGTTATGCATGGAGCTGCTGATTTAGGTGTAGTAGGGCTTGATGTTTTAGAAGAGAAAGAGTATGACTTAATAAAACTATTAAATTTAAATCTTGGAAAATGTAAGCTTGCTTTTGGATTAAGAAAAGGTGAAGAGTTAGATTTTTCAAAAAGTGAAATTAAAGTTGCAACTAAGCATGAAAAAATTGCAAAGAAATATTTTGAACAAAAAGCAATGGCAGTTGAAATTATTAAACTATATGGTTCAATCGAACTTGCACCTATTGTAGGACTTAGTGATTGTATAGTTGATATTGTAGAAACAGGAACTACAATGAAACAAAATGGATTAGAAGTAGGGCCTACTATTATGGAAAGTAGCGCACACTTAATTGCAAATAAAAATGCATTTTATGCAAAAAAACAAGCTATTTTAGAATTAAAAGAAAGATTAGAAAAAGTACTATAATGGGATTAGATTTATACTCAAAAGTTGAACAATATTTAGATTTTGAAGATGAGGTTTATTTACTTCACAAAGAGTTTATGACTTTTGTGATGGTAAATGAACTTGACAATATAATTGATATTGGATGTGGACAAGGATATTTTCTTGAAAACTTAAAAATCAATGGAAAAAAAGCATTTGGTATTGATTTAAGTAGTGAGCAAATAAAAGTTTGTAAACAAAGAGAAGTTGATGCTAAGTGTATAGCACTTGATAAAGTAAAAGAAAAATTTGATTGTGCAACTGCAATTTTTGATGTAGTTAATTATATTCCTAGCAATCACTTAAAACAGTTCTTTAAAGATACATATGAAGTTTTAAATGATGGTGGATATTATATGTTTGATGTAAATTCACTATTTGGATTCAATGATGTTGCAGATGGAAGTTTGAATATAAATAAAGAGAATAAATTTATAGCAATTGATGCAGTTTTTGATGAAGATGAACTAAATACAAATATTATTCTTTTTGAACAAAAACAGAATAATTTATATGAAAAACAAGAAGATTTAATAACTCAATATTACCATGATATACCTAGTTTAAAAAAACTTTTAAAAGAAGTTGGCTTTAGTGTAGAATCAATTAGTGATTTTAATCTTCATGGTTTTGATGAAGCAGATAAACATATTTTTATTTGTAAAAAATAGATACTTATTTTAAATCAATGATAAATTTAAAAGGTTTATATACTATTTTATAAACTTTTTAAAGGTTATTATGATGAACTACCCAAACTTTTTTGATGAAATAGAATCAATTACTTTAGAAGATAAACTCTCAAACTTTTTAGGTGCATTTGAAGATGGAGTTATTGAATTTAATTATTTAGATGTAGTAAAAATAGCAGGTCATTCATGTCCTACTGTTTTAGGAGCATATTTGATGTGCAGTGAAGGATTAAAGGCTTTATATAAGTTGACCTTACCTAAAAGGGGAGAGATTAAAGTAGAGTTTAAAAATGCTTCAACTGAAGGAACAACAGGAGTTGTTGCAAATGTAATTAGTGCAATAACAGCAGCTACAACAAATACAGGATTTAAAGGAATTTCAGGAAACTTTGATAGAAGAAATCTACTTTTTTTTGAACAAGATATATCTTCAAGTGTAAAATTTACAAGATTAGATACAAATGAAAGTGTTGATGTTTATTATGATTGTAATAGTATAACTTTTGAACCTATGGTGTCAGAATTGATGAAAAAAATAGTTCAAAAAAAAGCAAGTGATGAAGAGAAAAAACTCTTTAGTAAGCTTTGGCAAGATAGAGTTGAAAAAATTTCTAAAAATATAAAAGAAGTGATAAAAATAATCTAAACTCTTTTATTATAACTTTTGTATTATTACTATTATTACTATGTTTTTTAGTTTTAAAAAATATTAAAATTGAATTATATAAATAATTTATTATATTATTTTAGCTACTATGTTATACTATATTAATACAAAAACAAATAAACAGGAAAAATAGTATGCAAAATATAATAAAAACCCTACTAATAATATGTATAACAACAGTAGTATTAAATGCACAAGAATTAAAAAAAAGTGAATATGATATAAACCAATGCATAAAAATAGAATATACAAAAGAAGATATAAAAAAATATAAAAAACTAATACAAGAGGGTGAACTACAAGGATATAGTTGTGCAGGTATATACTATGCAAGACAAGGTAACTTTGATGAAGCAATAGATTACTTTAATAAAGGAAAAGAAAAAGGAAGTATAGAATCATATGCACAATTAGGAAGTCTATATTTAAGTTTTTTACATGATAATAAAAAAGCAGTTAAAAACTTTAAAGTAGCAGCAAATGCAGGACATGGAAAATCAGCACATAATTTAGGTGTGTATTATTATAAAAACTTTAAATATGATGAAGCATATAAATGGTTTATGAAATCATATGAAATGGGTGATATTAACTCACTAATTTCTATTGGACTGATGTATATAGACCAAAAAAAATATGATGAAGCAATAAGTACTTTTAAAAAAGTTGGAGAATTAGGTGAGCCAAGAGGTTATTATGAACTGGGGACTTTTTACCAATTAAATAAAGATATGCAAGATAAAGAAAAAGGAATAAATTATTATAAAAAATGTTATGAGATGGGATATGGAAAATGTGCCTCAGCAATAGGAGAGTATTATGAAGAAGACGAAAAAGATTACAAAAAAGCAATTGAGTGGTATAAAAAAGGTGTTAAACTTCAATATAGAGGTTCTC
The window above is part of the Malaciobacter marinus genome. Proteins encoded here:
- a CDS encoding ATP-binding protein, translated to MIDWEKSFAAIYRAKTDSLKPVKYLDDTTFDDLVGIENQKQQIIENTTRFLKGLPSNNVLLWGARGTGKSSIIKALLNKYKNKDLRVIEISRDDLDELVYISDAIREEPYKFIIFCDDLSFEGTEKAYKGLKPILEGSIEAPASNIKIYATSNRRHIVAEYQGDNEGTKVSNNGEIHYSDSVEEKISLSDRFGLSIGFYNGTQQDYLKVINNYFKDYKGDINELHKKALQFAQSRSSKSPRTAKQFYNSFIQSK
- a CDS encoding EAL domain-containing protein; this translates as MKNNLITNKALIFRILIIILLFSIISLFLSTIYIKRAALTTLAEDDAKKTSELIFETMYVRMQEGWAKKDLVKILNRMEHIRHNLEVNSYRSKDVEKIMGVIKEDKEKVNSDPLIKKAMEGEKQFVVEDNGSIRYLYPIKVSKECITCHHNAKVGDVNGVLDIKYPPNEIKISLDMMIYYFLIFFIFFIFLYFYIFYKIINKKIIEPVVNFTEEIKKVSKDTSFTKRAHIKTKTAEIYSLQNRFNKLLDTITYYYNQLLTNLYTDSLTKIPNLAKLQEDIKLYNNHSLIVVSLDSFKTINSFYGVKVGDFIMNEVAKLLVKTSKKTGSVYRLHSDEFAILSNGSVSISFCEDLIKTISKKVFKYNDIDINIQATIGLAKDSKSRSLEKAILAVRTAKKEKRNIEVFNNELTLKDEYKNHIKLTSILKESLEKDQLIPFYQALENTKTKKIDKYEALARIVKDDEIITPDKFLEISKSSKQYPKITEAMIKKSFEYFKDKKDLSFSINLSMDDIKNEKTTSYLFEMIDKYNINERLTIELLESEELNHFEIINKFIKKLKKYNIQIAIDDFGSGYSNFAYIIKLDIDYLKIDSSLIENIHIDKQALKIVKSIISFAKELEIKLVAEKVHNKEIYNILTNLKVDYLQGYYIGKPQEII
- a CDS encoding threonine/serine ThrE exporter family protein, translated to MNNTNELTYEYQTKITQAIIRAAVLMLEYGAESKLIEQTTKRMGKAFGVKSVEISLIPSAIVLTTLTKNNQSVTTTRQAHHKPINMSIVYDVQKLCIDLEKNKTDAKRTILLLKQIQTNYYNRWLVIVMIGLSCASFAYLRGADLGAFIVTFFASGIAMFIRQELAKRKFILIISFATTAFFATLIASLSSYVSSTVSIALSASVLLLVPGFPFINSFLDAVKGYLSMGWGRWMQATLLTLATSMGIIFAMAILDIKGW
- the hisG gene encoding ATP phosphoribosyltransferase encodes the protein MLTIALPKGRIAQETLEKFEKAFDDKFIFEDRKLILEKGNFRFLNVRNQDVPTYVMHGAADLGVVGLDVLEEKEYDLIKLLNLNLGKCKLAFGLRKGEELDFSKSEIKVATKHEKIAKKYFEQKAMAVEIIKLYGSIELAPIVGLSDCIVDIVETGTTMKQNGLEVGPTIMESSAHLIANKNAFYAKKQAILELKERLEKVL
- a CDS encoding type III pantothenate kinase; the protein is MILCDIGNTTFHFLINGKEKKYFLNEKLPSFNQRVYYISVNDSGTKNLKYSNDDVIDLENHLEFKTKYKGMGLDRKIACIANKDAIIVDAGSAITVDIMKKGKHKGGFILPGFKAIKDLYPNTSHKLQFDFNPKVNLDKIPLCTQDAISYAILKSIIQPIKNIRNKQQIIFTGGDGEFLSKYFKNSIYKKDLIFENMKRIIDANNCIA
- a CDS encoding class I SAM-dependent DNA methyltransferase, producing the protein MGLDLYSKVEQYLDFEDEVYLLHKEFMTFVMVNELDNIIDIGCGQGYFLENLKINGKKAFGIDLSSEQIKVCKQREVDAKCIALDKVKEKFDCATAIFDVVNYIPSNHLKQFFKDTYEVLNDGGYYMFDVNSLFGFNDVADGSLNINKENKFIAIDAVFDEDELNTNIILFEQKQNNLYEKQEDLITQYYHDIPSLKKLLKEVGFSVESISDFNLHGFDEADKHIFICKK